Proteins from a single region of Sinorhizobium alkalisoli:
- a CDS encoding F0F1 ATP synthase subunit gamma, producing the protein MPSLKDLKNRIASVKATQKITKAMKMVAAAKLRRAQEAAEAARPYSQRMAAVLANIAQAVGADDSVPQLMTGTGRDNTHLLIVCTAERGLCGGFNSQIARFARDHVRKLLAQGKTVKIICVGKKGFDILRREFASLIIDRVDLREVKKIGFENADRISHKVIELFEKGEFDVCTLFYSEFKSVISQVPTAQQLIPASAETVAAEAGSASAIYEYEPDAAAILTDLIPRNISVQIFRALLENVAGEMGAKMSAMDNATRNAGEMINKLTLNYNRQRQAQITKELIEIISGAEAL; encoded by the coding sequence ATGCCTTCACTTAAGGATCTGAAGAACCGGATCGCCTCCGTCAAGGCGACGCAGAAGATCACCAAGGCGATGAAGATGGTCGCCGCGGCGAAGCTTCGGCGCGCCCAGGAGGCGGCCGAGGCCGCCCGGCCCTATTCGCAGCGCATGGCTGCCGTTCTCGCCAATATCGCCCAGGCGGTCGGCGCGGACGACAGCGTGCCGCAGCTGATGACGGGCACCGGCAGGGACAACACGCACCTGTTGATCGTCTGCACGGCCGAACGCGGCCTCTGCGGCGGCTTCAACTCGCAGATCGCCCGCTTTGCCCGCGATCACGTGCGCAAGCTGCTCGCGCAGGGCAAGACGGTCAAGATCATCTGCGTCGGCAAGAAGGGCTTCGACATCCTTCGGCGGGAATTCGCGTCGCTGATCATCGACCGCGTCGATCTGCGCGAGGTCAAGAAGATCGGCTTCGAGAACGCCGACCGGATCAGTCACAAGGTCATCGAACTCTTCGAAAAGGGCGAGTTCGACGTCTGCACCTTGTTCTATTCCGAGTTCAAGTCCGTCATTTCGCAGGTTCCGACTGCCCAGCAGCTGATCCCGGCATCGGCCGAAACCGTTGCCGCCGAGGCAGGCAGCGCATCGGCGATCTACGAATACGAGCCGGACGCCGCGGCCATCCTCACGGATCTCATTCCGCGCAACATTTCGGTCCAGATCTTTCGGGCCCTGCTCGAGAACGTCGCCGGTGAGATGGGCGCCAAGATGAGTGCCATGGACAATGCGACGCGCAATGCCGGTGAGATGATCAACAAGCTGACGCTCAATTACAACCGTCAGCGGCAGGCGCAGATCACCAAGGAACTCATTGAAATCATCTCTGGCGCGGAAGCGCTCTAA
- a CDS encoding DUF6030 family protein, translated as MERKHRGRAGIAFFTGAVALIFTAILATVLLANEQRNLKQLLAALGLPASTPEPEEPPAPPRPPPRMPPPQVMLPERIFADLDAPEQQFLRQIRSNPRALCDGLRDAGFRNLEWTAAESGRWECSSLVPFPRPGEEKSSSIFIFVKGSDQDEISSFRVKLNIEHPEDAQAVTSAAARAASVFLTHVRWADRESIALKIQALDAFDLERFGSRIRFAQESGETPRYNFLANQRTETRAKTIAGTYFDREKWLTPGDGSPVTFVLGPAAWNAGGAGRNDRR; from the coding sequence ATGGAGAGAAAGCATAGGGGCCGCGCCGGCATTGCTTTCTTCACGGGTGCCGTCGCGCTGATCTTCACGGCGATCCTGGCCACCGTGCTTCTTGCAAACGAGCAGCGTAATCTGAAGCAGCTTCTGGCCGCACTGGGACTACCGGCAAGCACACCGGAACCGGAAGAACCGCCCGCGCCACCTCGCCCGCCGCCGCGCATGCCACCGCCGCAGGTGATGCTTCCGGAGCGTATCTTTGCGGATCTCGATGCGCCGGAGCAGCAGTTCCTCCGGCAGATCCGCAGCAATCCGCGAGCGCTTTGCGACGGCCTGCGCGATGCCGGCTTCCGCAATCTCGAATGGACGGCCGCCGAAAGCGGCCGCTGGGAGTGCTCCTCGCTCGTCCCCTTCCCACGGCCGGGGGAGGAGAAGAGCTCGTCGATCTTCATCTTCGTAAAGGGCAGCGACCAGGACGAGATCTCCTCCTTCCGGGTGAAGTTGAACATCGAACATCCCGAAGACGCCCAGGCCGTGACCAGCGCTGCGGCACGGGCCGCATCGGTGTTTCTCACCCATGTGCGCTGGGCCGACCGCGAGAGCATCGCGCTCAAGATCCAGGCGCTCGACGCGTTCGATCTTGAGCGCTTCGGCAGCCGCATCCGGTTCGCCCAAGAATCCGGCGAAACCCCGCGTTACAACTTCCTTGCCAATCAAAGGACCGAAACGCGGGCGAAGACCATTGCCGGGACCTACTTCGATCGGGAGAAATGGCTGACGCCGGGCGACGGTTCGCCGGTTACCTTTGTCCTCGGTCCCGCGGCCTGGAATGCCGGTGGCGCTGGGCGGAACGATAGACGCTGA
- a CDS encoding TetR/AcrR family transcriptional regulator, with the protein MARRRAEMMEENRVKLIAAARKAFAEKGYSAASMDELTAEAGLTRGALYHNFGDKRGLLAAVIHQIDSEMASHAQEIGERAGGDWQGLLAEGAAYIEMALNPEVQRIVLLDGPAVLGDPSQWPSQSGCLQATERTVERLIKQGIIKPVDAEAAARLLNGAALNAALWIAASDNPQDVLPKAVEAFHSLATGLLVRHA; encoded by the coding sequence ATGGCGAGACGACGCGCCGAGATGATGGAGGAGAATCGGGTCAAGCTGATCGCGGCTGCACGAAAGGCCTTCGCCGAAAAAGGGTATTCAGCCGCTTCAATGGATGAGTTGACCGCCGAAGCCGGTCTGACGCGGGGCGCGCTCTACCATAACTTCGGAGACAAGCGTGGGCTTCTGGCGGCGGTCATACATCAGATCGACTCTGAAATGGCGTCGCACGCGCAAGAAATAGGCGAACGTGCGGGAGGCGATTGGCAAGGATTGCTGGCAGAGGGTGCGGCCTATATCGAGATGGCGCTTAATCCGGAAGTGCAACGCATCGTTCTGCTCGATGGACCTGCGGTCTTGGGCGATCCTTCGCAGTGGCCGAGTCAGAGCGGTTGTCTGCAGGCGACTGAGCGAACCGTAGAGCGGCTCATCAAACAAGGAATCATCAAACCCGTTGACGCAGAAGCTGCCGCTCGGCTTCTCAACGGCGCTGCCCTTAATGCTGCTCTATGGATCGCTGCCAGTGACAATCCGCAGGATGTGCTGCCCAAGGCTGTCGAAGCATTCCACTCCTTGGCCACGGGGCTTCTTGTTAGGCACGCATAA
- a CDS encoding Lrp/AsnC family transcriptional regulator has translation MQVTAKDRELLAILSENARMPTATIARRLGLSRTTVQARIERLEREGVIAGYGVRLSETYEKGLVKAHMLITIAPRALSRVTPELAAIREIRTLHSVSGSFDLIAVVAASSISELDLLIDRIGEIDGVEKTLSSIILSTRIDR, from the coding sequence ATGCAGGTTACCGCCAAGGACCGTGAACTTCTCGCCATCCTCAGCGAAAACGCCCGCATGCCGACGGCGACGATCGCGCGGCGGCTCGGCCTCTCGCGCACGACCGTGCAGGCGCGCATCGAGCGGCTCGAGCGCGAGGGCGTGATCGCCGGCTACGGCGTGCGGCTGTCGGAGACTTACGAGAAGGGGCTGGTGAAGGCGCATATGCTGATCACCATCGCGCCGCGGGCCTTGAGCCGCGTCACGCCCGAGCTTGCGGCGATCCGGGAGATCCGGACGCTGCATTCGGTCAGCGGCAGTTTCGATCTCATTGCCGTCGTCGCGGCAAGCTCGATCAGCGAGCTGGATCTGCTGATCGACCGTATCGGCGAAATCGACGGCGTGGAAAAGACGCTCTCCTCGATCATCCTTTCGACCCGTATCGATCGCTGA
- the atpA gene encoding F0F1 ATP synthase subunit alpha, translating into MDIRAAEISAILKDQIKNFGQEAEVSEVGQVLSVGDGIARVYGLDNVQAGEMVEFPGGIRGMALNLESDNVGVVIFGSDRDIKEGDTVKRTGAIVDVPVGPELLGRVVDALGNPIDGKGPINAKQRARVDVKAPGIIPRKSVHEPMSTGLKAIDALIPVGRGQRELVIGDRQTGKTAIILDTILNQKAIHDNGPEGDKLYCVYVAIGQKRSTVAQFVKVLEERGALQYSIIVAATASDPAPMQYLAPFAGCTMGEYFRDNGKHALIGYDDLSKQAVAYRQMSLLLRRPPGREAYPGDVFYLHSRLLERAAKLSDDNGAGSLTALPVIETQGNDVSAFIPTNVISITDGQIFLETDLFYQGIRPAVNVGLSVSRVGSAAQIKAMKQVAGSIKGELAQYREMAAFAQFGSDLDAATQRLLNRGARLTELLKQPQFSPLKTEEQVAVIFAGVNGYLDKLPVNQVSKFEQGLLSYLRSEGKDVLEAIRKEKAISDDIKGKLKAAIDSFAKSFA; encoded by the coding sequence ATGGATATCCGCGCCGCGGAAATCTCCGCAATTCTCAAAGATCAGATCAAAAATTTCGGCCAGGAAGCAGAAGTCTCCGAAGTCGGTCAGGTGCTTTCCGTCGGTGACGGTATTGCCCGCGTCTACGGCCTCGACAATGTCCAGGCAGGCGAGATGGTCGAATTCCCCGGCGGAATTCGCGGCATGGCGCTGAACCTCGAATCCGACAATGTCGGCGTGGTTATCTTCGGTTCCGACCGTGACATCAAGGAAGGCGACACGGTCAAGCGGACCGGCGCCATCGTGGATGTTCCGGTTGGTCCGGAGCTGCTCGGCCGCGTCGTCGACGCGCTCGGCAACCCGATCGACGGCAAGGGCCCGATCAATGCCAAGCAGCGCGCCCGCGTTGACGTCAAGGCGCCCGGCATCATTCCGCGCAAGTCGGTTCACGAGCCGATGTCGACCGGCCTCAAGGCCATCGATGCGCTGATCCCCGTCGGCCGCGGCCAGCGCGAGCTCGTCATCGGCGACCGCCAGACCGGCAAGACTGCGATCATCCTCGACACGATCCTCAATCAGAAGGCCATTCACGACAACGGTCCGGAAGGTGACAAGCTCTATTGCGTCTACGTCGCCATCGGCCAGAAGCGCTCGACGGTTGCGCAGTTCGTGAAGGTGCTCGAAGAGCGCGGTGCGCTGCAGTACTCGATCATCGTCGCCGCGACCGCTTCCGATCCGGCGCCGATGCAGTATCTGGCGCCCTTCGCCGGCTGCACGATGGGCGAATATTTCCGCGACAATGGCAAGCACGCTCTGATCGGATATGACGACCTCTCCAAGCAGGCCGTCGCCTACCGCCAGATGTCGCTGCTGCTCCGCCGCCCGCCGGGCCGCGAAGCCTATCCGGGCGACGTCTTTTACCTGCATTCGCGCCTGCTGGAGCGTGCCGCGAAGCTCAGCGACGACAATGGCGCCGGCTCGCTGACGGCACTGCCGGTCATCGAGACCCAGGGCAATGACGTGTCCGCGTTCATTCCGACGAACGTGATCTCGATCACCGACGGCCAGATCTTCCTGGAAACCGACCTGTTCTACCAGGGTATCCGCCCGGCCGTTAATGTCGGTCTGTCGGTGTCGCGCGTCGGCTCCGCCGCCCAGATCAAGGCGATGAAGCAGGTTGCCGGCTCGATCAAGGGCGAACTCGCGCAGTATCGCGAAATGGCGGCCTTCGCCCAGTTCGGCTCGGATCTCGACGCCGCGACGCAGCGCCTCTTGAACCGCGGTGCCCGCCTGACCGAACTCCTGAAGCAGCCGCAGTTCTCGCCGCTTAAGACGGAAGAGCAGGTTGCGGTGATCTTCGCCGGCGTCAACGGCTACCTCGACAAGCTGCCCGTCAATCAGGTCAGCAAGTTCGAGCAGGGCCTGCTTTCCTACCTGCGTTCGGAAGGCAAGGACGTGCTGGAGGCCATCCGCAAGGAGAAGGCGATCTCGGACGACATCAAGGGCAAGCTGAAGGCCGCTATCGACAGCTTCGCCAAGTCTTTCGCCTGA
- a CDS encoding saccharopine dehydrogenase family protein has protein sequence MKEIVVIGAGKIGSTIARMLAHSGDYRVCVVDRNAEQLQDVAKHDAISSAVVDIADGQALVDLLKGKFAVLSAAPFHLTVAIAEAAARAGIHYLDLTEDVESTRQVKAIAAKANSAFIPQCGLAPGFISIVAYDLAKRFDKLESVRMRVGALPQYPSNALNYNLTWSTDGVINEYIEPCEAIVEGTLVEVPAMEAREEFSLDGVTYEAFNTSGGLGTLCETLASKVRTLNYKTIRYPGHAAIFKALLNDLGLRHRREVLKDILENALPTTTQDVVVIFVTVSGFRDGHLVQETYANKVYSGVVAGRMQSAIQITTAGSICAVLDLLAEDKIPTEGFIRQEDIALDTFLSNRFGRHYAQKHEAERAAS, from the coding sequence ATGAAAGAGATCGTTGTCATCGGTGCCGGCAAGATCGGATCGACCATCGCGCGCATGCTCGCCCACTCCGGCGATTACCGTGTCTGCGTCGTCGACCGCAACGCCGAGCAACTGCAGGACGTCGCAAAGCACGACGCCATCTCGTCGGCCGTCGTCGACATCGCCGACGGACAAGCGCTCGTCGATCTGCTCAAGGGCAAGTTCGCGGTGCTGAGCGCCGCACCGTTTCACCTCACGGTCGCGATCGCCGAGGCGGCCGCTAGAGCCGGTATTCATTATCTCGACCTGACGGAAGACGTCGAATCGACCCGGCAGGTCAAGGCGATCGCGGCAAAAGCCAATTCCGCCTTCATCCCGCAATGCGGGCTTGCGCCCGGCTTCATCTCGATCGTCGCCTACGATCTCGCCAAGCGCTTCGACAAGCTAGAAAGCGTGCGCATGCGCGTCGGCGCCCTGCCGCAATATCCGTCGAATGCACTCAACTACAATCTGACCTGGAGCACGGACGGAGTCATCAACGAGTATATCGAGCCCTGCGAGGCCATCGTCGAAGGCACGCTGGTCGAAGTGCCGGCCATGGAAGCGCGCGAGGAATTCTCGCTCGACGGCGTCACCTACGAGGCCTTCAACACCTCGGGCGGCCTCGGCACGCTCTGCGAAACGCTCGCGAGCAAGGTTCGCACGCTGAACTACAAGACGATCCGCTATCCCGGCCATGCCGCCATCTTCAAGGCGCTCCTGAACGATCTCGGCCTGCGCCATCGCCGCGAGGTCCTGAAGGACATCCTGGAAAACGCCCTGCCGACCACCACGCAGGACGTCGTGGTCATCTTCGTCACCGTTTCCGGCTTCCGCGACGGACACCTGGTCCAGGAAACCTATGCCAACAAGGTCTATAGCGGCGTCGTGGCCGGGCGGATGCAAAGCGCCATCCAGATCACCACGGCCGGCAGCATCTGCGCCGTGCTCGACCTTCTGGCAGAAGACAAGATCCCGACCGAGGGCTTCATCCGCCAGGAGGATATCGCGCTCGACACCTTCCTCTCCAACCGCTTCGGCCGCCACTACGCGCAGAAGCATGAGGCAGAGCGCGCGGCGAGCTGA
- the atpD gene encoding F0F1 ATP synthase subunit beta: MAKAATPKETAAAKKPAAPKKAAPAKTAAVATGAVGRVTQVIGAVVDVAFDEGNLPQILNALETDNKGNRLVLEVAQHLGENEVRTIAMDSTEGLVRGQSVTDTGGPISVPVGKETLGRIMNVIGEPVDEAGPLETSARRAIHQDAPSYVEQSTEAQILVTGIKVVDLLAPYAKGGKIGLFGGAGVGKTVLIMELINNVAKAHGGYSVFAGVGERTREGNDLYHEMIESGVNKHGGGEGSKAALVYGQMNEPPGARARVALTGLTVAEQFRDEGQDVLFFVDNIFRFTQAGSEVSALLGRIPSAVGYQPTLATDMGSMQERITTTTKGSITSVQAIYVPADDLTDPAPATSFAHLDATTVLSRSIAEKGIYPAVDPLDSTSRMLDPMIVGEEHYEVARKVQGTLQRYKALQDIIAILGMDELSEEDKLAVARARKIERFLSQPFFVAEVFTGSPGKLVALEDTIKGFKGLVNGEYDHLPEAAFYMVGSIDEAIEKAKKLAAEAA, translated from the coding sequence ATGGCTAAGGCAGCTACCCCGAAAGAAACCGCAGCGGCAAAGAAGCCTGCTGCTCCGAAGAAGGCAGCTCCCGCCAAGACGGCCGCTGTGGCTACCGGTGCTGTCGGCCGCGTCACGCAGGTCATCGGCGCCGTCGTCGACGTCGCCTTCGACGAGGGCAACCTCCCGCAGATCCTGAACGCGCTGGAAACCGACAACAAGGGCAACCGCCTCGTTCTCGAAGTCGCGCAGCATCTCGGCGAAAACGAGGTTCGCACGATCGCCATGGACTCGACCGAAGGTCTGGTTCGCGGCCAGTCGGTCACCGACACCGGGGGCCCGATCTCGGTTCCGGTCGGCAAGGAAACGCTCGGCCGCATCATGAACGTCATCGGCGAGCCGGTCGACGAAGCCGGCCCGCTGGAAACCTCGGCACGCCGCGCGATCCACCAGGACGCTCCCTCCTACGTCGAACAGTCGACGGAAGCGCAGATCCTCGTCACCGGCATCAAGGTGGTCGACCTGCTTGCGCCTTACGCAAAGGGCGGCAAGATCGGTCTCTTCGGCGGCGCTGGCGTCGGAAAGACCGTTTTGATCATGGAACTGATCAACAACGTCGCCAAGGCGCATGGCGGTTATTCGGTCTTCGCCGGCGTGGGTGAACGCACCCGCGAAGGCAACGACCTCTATCATGAAATGATCGAATCGGGCGTGAACAAGCATGGCGGCGGCGAAGGCTCCAAGGCCGCTCTCGTCTATGGCCAGATGAACGAACCGCCGGGCGCGCGCGCTCGCGTCGCTCTGACCGGCCTGACGGTTGCCGAACAGTTCCGTGACGAAGGTCAGGACGTTCTGTTCTTCGTTGACAACATCTTCCGCTTCACCCAGGCGGGTTCGGAAGTGTCGGCGCTGCTCGGCCGCATTCCGTCGGCCGTGGGTTACCAGCCGACGCTCGCCACGGACATGGGTTCGATGCAGGAGCGCATCACCACGACCACCAAGGGCTCGATCACCTCGGTTCAGGCGATCTATGTTCCGGCTGACGACTTGACCGACCCGGCGCCGGCGACCTCGTTCGCGCATCTCGACGCCACGACGGTTCTGTCGCGCTCGATCGCCGAAAAGGGCATCTATCCGGCCGTGGACCCGCTCGACTCGACGTCGCGCATGCTCGACCCGATGATCGTCGGCGAAGAGCACTACGAGGTCGCCCGTAAGGTCCAGGGCACGCTGCAGCGCTACAAGGCGCTCCAGGACATCATCGCCATCCTCGGCATGGACGAGCTTTCCGAAGAGGACAAGCTCGCCGTCGCCCGCGCCCGCAAGATCGAGCGCTTCCTGTCGCAGCCGTTCTTCGTTGCCGAAGTCTTCACCGGCTCGCCGGGCAAGCTGGTCGCGCTCGAAGACACGATCAAGGGCTTCAAGGGCCTCGTCAATGGCGAGTACGACCACCTGCCGGAAGCCGCCTTCTACATGGTCGGCTCCATCGACGAAGCCATCGAGAAGGCCAAGAAGCTGGCTGCCGAAGCCGCCTGA
- a CDS encoding F0F1 ATP synthase subunit epsilon gives MADSFNFELVSPERLLLSAQVTEVVIPATEGEMTVMANHAPTMTTVKPGVVTVKMADGTSERFAVFGGFADILPTGCTLLAESAVHVDELDVSVLENRIASVRAELEGAGDEKRTRIEQFIAELTKLGEVVIPA, from the coding sequence ATGGCCGACAGTTTCAATTTCGAACTTGTTTCCCCGGAGCGCCTGCTGCTTTCCGCGCAGGTGACCGAAGTCGTCATCCCGGCAACCGAGGGTGAAATGACCGTGATGGCCAATCACGCGCCGACCATGACGACCGTCAAGCCGGGCGTTGTCACCGTCAAGATGGCCGACGGCACGAGCGAGCGTTTCGCCGTGTTCGGCGGTTTCGCCGATATCCTGCCGACCGGCTGCACGCTGCTTGCCGAATCGGCGGTCCATGTCGACGAACTCGACGTCTCGGTGCTCGAGAACCGCATCGCCTCGGTGCGCGCCGAACTCGAAGGTGCCGGCGACGAGAAGAGGACTCGCATCGAACAGTTCATCGCCGAACTGACCAAGCTCGGCGAGGTCGTCATCCCGGCCTGA
- a CDS encoding metal ABC transporter permease, which translates to MISLDMLTAVFEFEFMRNALIISVLVAIPTAMLSCYLVLKGWSLMGDAISHAVFPGVVVSYIVGLPLAVGAFAAGMCCALLTGYLKENSRIKQDTVMGVVFSGMFGLGLVLYVNIQSDVHLDHILFGDMLGIGWADILETGVIALIAAGVLAVKWRDLLLHAFDPAQARAVGLPVAWLHYGLLAILSLTIVGALKAVGLILAIAMLIAPGAIAYLLTRTFSSMLVTAVLIAVVASFSGVYISFFIDSAPAPTIVLLMTAIFLLAFGYSTWRTARMEAQRSRTR; encoded by the coding sequence ATGATATCTCTCGACATGCTGACCGCCGTCTTTGAGTTCGAGTTCATGCGCAACGCGCTGATCATCTCGGTGCTCGTCGCAATCCCCACCGCCATGCTCTCCTGCTATCTCGTGCTGAAGGGCTGGTCGCTGATGGGCGACGCGATCTCGCATGCGGTTTTCCCGGGCGTCGTCGTCTCCTACATCGTCGGCCTGCCGCTTGCCGTCGGCGCCTTCGCCGCCGGCATGTGTTGCGCGCTCCTGACCGGCTATCTCAAGGAGAACAGCCGCATCAAGCAGGACACGGTGATGGGCGTGGTCTTTTCCGGCATGTTCGGCCTCGGGCTCGTGCTCTACGTGAATATCCAGAGCGATGTGCATCTCGATCACATCCTCTTCGGCGACATGCTCGGCATCGGCTGGGCCGACATCCTCGAGACCGGTGTAATCGCACTCATTGCCGCCGGCGTGCTCGCGGTCAAATGGCGCGACCTGCTGCTTCACGCCTTCGATCCGGCCCAAGCGCGTGCGGTCGGACTGCCGGTCGCGTGGCTGCATTACGGCCTGCTTGCGATCCTGTCGCTGACGATCGTCGGCGCGCTGAAGGCCGTCGGACTGATCCTCGCAATCGCCATGCTGATAGCCCCCGGTGCGATCGCCTATCTGCTGACCCGGACCTTCAGCAGCATGCTCGTGACCGCGGTCCTGATCGCCGTCGTCGCGTCCTTCTCCGGCGTCTACATCTCCTTCTTCATCGACAGCGCCCCGGCGCCCACCATCGTGCTGCTGATGACGGCGATATTCCTTCTCGCCTTCGGCTATTCCACCTGGAGGACGGCACGGATGGAGGCGCAGCGCAGCCGCACCCGTTAG
- a CDS encoding RidA family protein: protein MNHRDAIFPANRHALYQEHGYSAAIRSGDLLFVSGQVGSRLDGTPHPDFEHQVQLAFENLKATLDAAGCTFDDIVDVTTFHTDPENQFGTIMAVKQQIFSKPPYPNWTAIGVNWLAGFDFEIKVIARIPSAV, encoded by the coding sequence ATGAACCACCGTGACGCAATCTTTCCTGCAAACAGGCATGCCCTTTACCAGGAGCACGGCTATTCGGCCGCCATTCGATCCGGTGACCTTTTGTTCGTATCCGGACAGGTCGGCAGCCGCTTAGATGGCACGCCTCACCCGGATTTCGAACATCAGGTGCAACTGGCTTTCGAAAACCTCAAAGCAACGTTGGACGCAGCCGGCTGCACGTTTGACGATATTGTGGACGTGACGACGTTCCACACAGACCCGGAGAACCAGTTCGGAACCATCATGGCCGTCAAGCAGCAGATTTTCAGCAAGCCGCCCTACCCAAACTGGACCGCAATCGGCGTGAACTGGCTGGCTGGCTTCGATTTCGAGATCAAGGTCATCGCGCGTATTCCGTCCGCCGTATGA